One window of Schistocerca cancellata isolate TAMUIC-IGC-003103 chromosome 9, iqSchCanc2.1, whole genome shotgun sequence genomic DNA carries:
- the LOC126101473 gene encoding uncharacterized protein LOC126101473 → MTRLLSLVCALAVASLALLSRCEASDHVYPLDKWYNPYYHLNHDKGYKIPDLGVLGDANYPHYKGYANYVRIYPEPHGWDKHPAGHHSWDKYSAGLHGWDKYPVGPHGWDKFPAGPHGWDKYPIGTFGWDKYPIGSHGWDKFPAEPYGWDKYHVGPHSWDKYPSESHGYAW, encoded by the exons ATGACGCGTCTTCTTTCTCTG GTGTGTGCACTCGCCGTGGCCAGCTtggcgctgctgtcgcgttgtgaGGCGTCTGACCATGTGTACCCGTTGGACAAGTGGTACAACCCATATTACCACCTCAACCACGATAAAGGCTACAAGATTCCCGACCTGGGCGTTCTAG gtgatgccaaCTACCCGCACTACAAGGGATACGCCAACTACGTGCGCATCTACCCCGAGCCCCATGGTTGGGACAAGCACCCTGCTGGGCACCACAGCTGGGACAAGTACTCCGCTGGACTCCATGGCTGGGACAAGTATCCTGTTGGGCCCCATGGCTGGGACAAGTTCCCTGCTGGGCCCCATGGCTGGGACAAGTACCCTATTGGGACTTTTGGGTGGGACAAGTATCCCATTGGGTCCCATGGCTGGGACAAGTTCCCTGCTGAGCCCTATGGCTGGGACAAGTACCATGTAGGACCCCACAGCTGGGACAAATATCCCAGTGAGTCCCATGGATACGCCTGGTGA